The following coding sequences lie in one Chionomys nivalis chromosome 8, mChiNiv1.1, whole genome shotgun sequence genomic window:
- the LOC130879583 gene encoding olfactory receptor 494 has product MALLEEGNHTAVTEFILLGLTDDPVLRVVLFTIILCIYLVTVSGNLSTILLIRVSSQLHQPMYFLLSHLASTDIGLSSSVTPNMLVNFLVNQSTISYLGCFIQFGSAAFFGTLECFFLAAMAYDRFIAICNPLLYSIKMSRQVCIQLVAGSYIGSFLDAFSFALSFHSFLFCGPNRVNHFYCDFAPLMELSCSDVSVSAVVTSFSAGSVVMITVFVIAVSYTYILITILKMRSTEGRQKAFSTCTSHLTAVTLFYGTTTFIYVMPKSSYSTDQNKVLSVFYMVVIPMLNPLIYSLRNNEIKDALKRQLVKKIFS; this is encoded by the coding sequence ATGGCTCTCCTGGAGGAAGGGAACCACACTGCGGTGACAGAGTTCATTTTATTGGGATTGACAGATGACCCAGTCCTTAGAGTTGTCCTCTTCACCATCATCCTGTGCATCTACCTGGTGACCGTGTCTGGGAACCTCAGCACCATCCTTCTCATCAGAGTCTCTTCCCAGCTCCATCAGCCCATGTACTTTTTGCTCAGTCACTTGGCTTCTACTGACATAGGCCTCTCATCTTCGGTCACACCCAATATGCTTGTCAACTTCCTGGTAAATCAAAGTACTATCTCATATCTTGGATGTTTTATACAGTTTGGCTCAGCTGCTTTTTTTGGAACACTTGAATGCTTTTTTCTAGCTGCCATGGCTTATGATCGCTTCATAGCAATTTGCAACCCACTGCTTTATTCAATCAAAATGTCCAGACAAGTCTGCATCCAGTTGGTTGCAGGATCTTACATAGGGAGTTTTCTTGATGCTTTCTCCTTTGccctttcctttcattcttttcttttctgtggacCAAATAGAGTCAATCACTTTTACTGTGATTTTGCTCCTTTGATGGAACTCTCCTGTTCTGATGTTAGTGTCTCTGCagttgttacctcattttctgctGGATCAGTAGTCATGATCACAGTGTTTGTCATAGCTGTCTCCTACACCTACATCCTCATCACCATCCTGAAGATGCGATCCACTGAGGGCCGCCAAAAGGCCTTCTCCACTTGCACCTCCCACCTAACTGCAGTCACTCTATTCTATGGCACCACCACATTCATCTATGTGATGCCCAAGTCCAGCTACTCCACAGACCAGAACAAGGTGTTGTCTGTGTTCTACATGGTGGTGATCCCCATGTTGAACCCCCTCATCTACAGTCTCAGGAATAATGAGATTAAGGATGCTCTAAAGAGACAACttgttaagaaaatattttcatag
- the LOC130879601 gene encoding olfactory receptor 497-like, with protein MAFLEEGNHTTVTEFILLGLTDDSVLKVILFIIILCIYLVTVSGTLSTILLIRVSSQLHHPMYFLLSHLASTDIGLSSSVTPNMLVNFLVSPSTISFLGCGIQLSLDDFFGTVECFLLAAMAYDRFMAVSNPLHYSSKMSTQVCTQLVMGSYTGGFLNASIAVVYFFSFLFCGPNRINHFFCDYAPLMELSCSDVSDSAVVTSFSAGSVTVITVFVIVISYSCILITVLKMRSTEGRHKAFTTCTSHLTAVILYYGTTTFIYVMPKSSYSTDQNKVVSVFYMVVIPMLNPLIYSLRNNEIKDALKRKLGKKIFS; from the coding sequence ATGGCTTTCCTGGAGGAAGGGAACCACACTACAGTGACAGAATTCATTTTATTGGGCCTGACAGATGACTCAGTCCTTAAAGTCATCCTCTTCATCATCATCCTGTGCATCTACCTGGTGACTGTGTCTGGGACCCTCAGCACCATCCTTCTCATCAGGGTCTCTTCCCAGCTCCATCACCCCATGTACTTTTTACTCAGTCACTTGGCTTCTACTGACATAGGCCTTTCATCTTCTGTCACACCCAATATGCTTGTCAACTTCTTGGTCAGTCCAAGCACCATCTCCTTCCTTGGGTGTGGCATCCAGCTCAGTTTAGATGATTTCTTTGGGACAGTTGAATGCTTCCTTCTGGCTGCCATGGCTTATGATCGCTTCATGGCAGTCAGCAACCCACTACATTATTCATCCAAAATGTCCACACAAGTCTGTACCCAGCTTGTTATGGGATCTTATACAGGGGGCTTTCTTAATGCTTCCATTGCTGTAGtgtactttttctcttttctcttctgcgGACCAAATAGAATCAATCACTTTTTCTGTGATTATGCTCCTTTAATGGAACTCTCCTGTTCTGATGTCAGTGACTCTGCAGTTGTTACCTCATTTTCAGCTGGGTCAGTTACTGTGATCACAGTGTTTGTCATAGTCATCTCTTATTCCTGTATCCTCATCACTGTCCTGAAGATGCGCTCTACTGAGGGTCGCCACAAGGCCTTCACCACCTGCACCTCCCACCTCACGGCAGTCATACTCTACTATGGAACCACCACCTTCATCTATGTGATGCCCAAGTCCAGCTATTCCACAGACCAGAACAAGGTGGTGTCTGTTTTCTACATGGTGGTGATCCCCATGTTGAACCCCCTCATCTACAGTCTCAGGAATAATGAGATTAAGGATGCACTAAAGAGAAAGCTtggtaagaaaatattttcatag
- the LOC130879551 gene encoding olfactory receptor 490, producing MAFPEDGNHTAVTEFILLGLTDDPVLRVVLFIIILCIYLVTVSGNLSTILLIIVSSQLHHPMYFFLSHLATVDIGLSSSVTPNMLVNFLVKQNTIPYVGCGIQLSSAAFFGASECFLLAAMAYDRFMAICNPLLYSTKMSSKVCIQLVLGSYIGGFLNSSSFIFSFFSLLFCEQNRVNDFFCDFAPLVELSCSDVSVYVVVISFSAGSVTMVTVFVIAVSYTYILITILKMRSPEGRYKAFSTCTSHLTAVTLYYGTVTFIYVMPKSSYSMNQNKVVSVFYMVVVPMLNPLIYSLKNNEIKGALKRQFSKKILS from the coding sequence ATGGCTTTCCCAGAGGATGGGAACCATACTGCAGTGACAGAGTTCATTTTATTGGGATTGACAGATGACCCAGTCCTTAGAGTCGTCCTCTTCATCATCATCCTGTGCATCTACCTTGTGACCGTGTCTGGGAACCTCAGCACCATCCTTCTCATCATAGTTTCCTCCCAGCTCCATCACcccatgtatttttttctcagtcaCCTGGCAACTGTTGACATAGGCCTTTCATCTTCTGTCACACCTAATATGCTTGTCAACTTCCTGGTAAAGCAAAATACTATCCCCTACGTTGGATGTGGCAtccagctcagctcagctgcTTTTTTCGGTGCATCTGAATGTTTCCTTCTGGCTGCTATGGCTTATGATCGATTTATGGCAATCTGCAACCCACTGCTTTATTCAACTAAAATGTCCTCAAAAGTCTGTATCCAGTTGGTTTTGGGATCGTATATAGGGGGGTTTCTTAACTCttcctcctttattttttccttcttttctcttctattttgtgAACAAAATAGAGTCAATgactttttctgtgattttgctCCATTGGTGGAACTCTCCTGTTCTGATGTCAGTGTCTATGTAGTTGTTATCTCATTTTCAGCTGGCTCAGTTACTATGGTAACAGTGTTTGTCATAGCCGTCTCCTACACCTACATCCTCATCACCATCCTGAAGATGCGCTCCCCTGAGGGCCGCTACAAGGCCTTCTCCACCTGCACCTCCCACCTCACTGCAGTCACTCTCTACTATGGGACTGTTACATTCATCTATGTGATGCCTAAATCAAGCTACTCAATGAACCAGAACAAAGTAGTGTCTGTATTCTACATGGTCGTGGTTCCCATGTTGAATCCCCTCATCTATAGCCTTAAGAATAATGAGATAAAGGGTGCTCTGAAGAGACAGTTTAGTAAGAAAATACTTTCTTAg